The Puntigrus tetrazona isolate hp1 chromosome 9, ASM1883169v1, whole genome shotgun sequence genome includes the window AATTACCCATAGTATAATTATATCTACCTATGAGCAGAACGTCATGTGATAAGCAAGGATGAATTAACCCAAATTATGgcattaaaaatcacattaccaCAGACTGcttcagcaattaaaaacatCCCAAACAAGTTTTAATGGCATGTTATCCATTAACATATGAAGTGTTCCATATAACACAGTTACTCCAAGCATGCCTACATTTGTCCGATTTTATCAATGCTTAATTATTCCCAGCCTTTTTTCCATCACAACAAACTGACACAAAACATGAGATAAACCACCATTAATCAGGCGTTTcaagctttttaataaaaagattgGAACCAAACACTATTAATGGAgactaaatgaaaattctgtcataatttacttaccctcatgtcattctaaacttgctttactttttttttttttggaaaatatccCAGTATTTTCGTAAGCTCATGTTCCATAGGAGGACAAAAGACATTGAAAGTGATGAATTGagataagggtgagtaaatgacaataTAATGTTTGGCTGAAATATACCTCTGCTCTTGATCACATGTGCACACGCTGCAGCTCTCTCCAGAACTCTCCAATGCCATTTGTGAGTGCTCCCTCTGCCAGTCTCTGGCACTCACGTGGGGTAAAACCCACCAGAGCCATACCCTTAATGGCCACACAATGGTGTCTAGCCAGCTCTGCTACCCGTGCTTTGATTAGTGAGGCTGGAGCATGGCAGAAACTTTGCCCTCCAATGGTAAAGCTTGGCCAATTATCCTCACCATAAGATGAAGACGAAGGACCACCTTGAACACTCTCCACATTACAAGCGATCTCCACGGCCCCTTCATGTGGCAGAGCCATGACCTGAACTCCAGGAATACCACCAGGACTGGATTCACGGATTGCTGAAGCCACCATTCGGCCCACAGCTAGATCCTGGGTATCTATGGTCACGTTACAGTTCATGACATAGGGGCTGGCTCCTATACCTGCAGATTAGATAAATGTTATTCGTGTTGTTTACTGAGGGTTCAAATTAGTGATAACTGGAATATTCTCATGCAAAAATATCATTTACCACCCTCATATCAGGCCAAATCcaaccccccccccaaaaataTAAGGTCACAAATGACCTGAATTAAACCTGTTAATCAGAAAAAGTTTATTGATGAGAGTCAGCAAATGATCACAGAATCTTTAAAGGAGCACATTTTCAGTCTTGTTAACTTTATTATTTCCCATtccccaaaaaaaacatgaatgccCAAATATGAACAATATCTCAATCACTTTGAATTTAGCTAATCAACagtattgttttgttatatatatatataaaattatgctCATAGTTGCAACAAAAGCACATCAAAACTTGTCTCATTTTTGGAGAATGTACATTTAGATTATGACTACTGGAACCCAAAGGTTGCAGAAATGTGGGTGGGTCCTATGGTGGGcactataataataaactttaatcAGTACATCATAATGAAAAcaataccttaaaataaaaaagcaggtTTTAACGATTTCTTAAACCAGTAATCCCCTGTAAACTTTTCATTCCAAGGGtccaaattaaatgcatacCTATCTTTCCAGGCTCCACTACACCAGTGTTTATATGGACACATTTGAGGAAGCAGCTACTATGATTATTAGCATTCGTCATGTGGATTGGATTTGACTGACGGCACTGAAAAGGATTGTTGGGTTGCTGAGTCCTGTCCCACCCACATACAATAGCTCTAATGCCCATGATTTATTGTGATGCAAAATCTACATCAATGCTTCATTTACGTTCTATATTTTGTAAtggtagatttaaaaaaaaaaaagttacctgTAACACCATATTTCCTTGTGGGCTGAGGACCTACATCTGGTTGGATGGTTGACATATCAAAGACCTTTTTGAACCAGCCAATCTCCTTTCTCCTCTTAGCCAGACCTCGACGCTGAGGAGAATCAGCCCAGCCAAACAAAAAGGCACTGGTACCTACGACTCGCTCCGTTAAAGCCTTGGCTAATGCTACAAAAAGGAAGAAAACCGCAGTGCTTAAACCATCAGGTACATATGATAAAAAGTACTTGACGTATTTACACTGACGCAAATCTAAATCCTTCGAATAATATGAAAAGTTTGCAACGTTAACCTCAAAATAGCTAATGATGTTTATGCtgctttcttgttttttatttttactttaggCAAAAATAGTCTTGCACCGTAAGTCTAAATTTATACTTTGCAAATTGTAGGTTCagaacatgcattttaatgtcttttttgcaTGCATGGCCACATACCCTGGGCCTCTTTTCCACAATCCTCAAGGCCCACCTCCTCCCCCAGCGGATAGAGAGGCACCAGATCCACTGCAC containing:
- the ftcdnl1 gene encoding formiminotransferase N-terminal subdomain-containing protein isoform X2, translated to MSCSALRGRLVACLLNISEARRRDLVERVARSAITDTHGKKRDGITVLNIFNDVDYNRSVITIVASIDLIREAVLSACESACSLIDMNVHEGIHPCMGAVDLVPLYPLGEEVGLEDCGKEAQALAKALTERVVGTSAFLFGWADSPQRRGLAKRRKEIGWFKKVFDMSTIQPDVGPQPTRKYGVTGIGASPYVMNCNVTIDTQDLAVGRMVASAIRESSPGGIPGVQVMALPHEGAVEIACNVESVQGGPSSSSYGEDNWPSFTIGGQSFCHAPASLIKARVAELARHHCVAIKGMALVGFTPRECQRLAEGALTNGIGEFWRELQRVHM
- the ftcdnl1 gene encoding formiminotransferase N-terminal subdomain-containing protein isoform X1; translated protein: MFVTFPSTNLTSTGMSCSALRGRLVACLLNISEARRRDLVERVARSAITDTHGKKRDGITVLNIFNDVDYNRSVITIVASIDLIREAVLSACESACSLIDMNVHEGIHPCMGAVDLVPLYPLGEEVGLEDCGKEAQALAKALTERVVGTSAFLFGWADSPQRRGLAKRRKEIGWFKKVFDMSTIQPDVGPQPTRKYGVTGIGASPYVMNCNVTIDTQDLAVGRMVASAIRESSPGGIPGVQVMALPHEGAVEIACNVESVQGGPSSSSYGEDNWPSFTIGGQSFCHAPASLIKARVAELARHHCVAIKGMALVGFTPRECQRLAEGALTNGIGEFWRELQRVHM